GAACACGGGCAGCTACCAGGAGTTCATCGAGCTGATCCGCAAGAACCCCGGCAAGCTGAACTACGCGTCCGCCGGTGCCGGATCGGTGCACCACCTGGCAGGTGAGTTGTTCAAGCAGCAGACCAAGACCTTCATCACCCACATCCCTTACCGCGGCGCCGGCCCGGCACTGCAAGATCTGATAGCGGGCAATGTCGACATGAACTTCGACGGCCTGGGCTCTTCGGCGGGCCACATCAAGGGTGGGCGCATCAAGGCGCTGATGGTGGCGGGCAGCCAGCGCAACCCCGCCATTCCGGACGTGCCCTGCGCCGCTGAAGTGGGCCTGCCCGCCTACGATGTGCACACCTGGTACGGCATCTGGGCGCCCAAGGGCACGCCGGCCGACGCGCAGGCGGGCGCCATCGAGGCGATCCGCAAGGCCTGCCAGGAGTCAGAATCCAAAACCGTGTGGGCCGGCCAGGGCGCCGACTTTCCCAACGTGTCGGGCGAGCGGTTCGCCAAGCTGATCCACACCGAGATCGGAAAATGGGCGCAGGTTGTCAAACTGTCGGGGGCCAAGCTGGAGTGACGGCCCCGACGCAAGCAAGGAGGGCCGGTGCCCGTGGCAGGTGAAGTGCGGTTAATGGAGGACGGCGCCATCGCCGTTGTGGAGCTGAATCACCCTGGCAAGTACAACGCCATGTCGCGCGCCATGTGGCGCGAGCTGGCCGAGGTTTTCCGGGCGATTCAGGCAGATGCTTTGAACAGCGGGCGCTGGCGCTGCGTGCTGCTGCGCGGGGCCGACGGGCATTTTTGTGCGGGCGGGGACATCGCCGAATACCCGGCGTTTCGCTTCGACCGTGAACGCCTGCGCGCCTTTCACGAAGACGAGGTGTGGGGCGGTTTGCAGGCGGTGATCGACTGCGACGTGCCCATCGTCGCCGCCATCGAGGGCAACTGCATGGGCGCCGGCGTGGAAATCGCCAGCGCGTGCGACATCCGGGTGGCGGCCGAATCGGCACGCTTTGGCGCACCGATCGCCAAGCTGGGCTTTCCGATGGCGCCGCGCGAAGCCGCGCTGGTGGCGGGTGCCTTGGGCGAGGCCACCGCGCGCGAAATGCTGCTGGAGGCCGCCGTGCTAGACGCCGCCGAGCTGCGCCAGCGCGGCTTTCTGCAAGCCGTGCTGCCCGCGCCAGAGCTGGCTGCGCACGCACGCGCCCGCGCCGAGCGCATCGCCATGCTCAGCCCCCAGGCGGCGCGCTTGAACAAACAAACGCTCAGGGCATTGAAATGGCCGCCAGCGCAAGCTGCAACAGCGCCAGCAGCTATGCAATTGATAGTAGAAGGCGCCTACGACTACGCCGACAGCCCAGAGCACCGCGAGGGCATTGACGCCTTTTTGACCAAGCGCCGCGCCCGCTTTTAGCGCCGCGCCTTTCATCACCCCGCTAAATACGCCAACCGAGATGAGCAACCAGAACCTGTTTGTCGCCCTGCGCAACGCCTTTCCCGCCGACCTGGACGCCCTGGCCGTCGAAACGGACGAAGGCCTGCGCTATTCCTGGCGCGACCTGGACCGCGCCACCGCCATGATGGCCAACCTGCTGCAGTCGCTGGACATTCCGAAGTCAAGCGACGGCGTGCCGCCGCGCGTGGCCGTGCAGGTGGAAAAGTCGGTGGAAGCGATGGTGCTGTACCTGGCCACGCTGCGCGCGGGCTTTGCCTTTTTGCCGCTGAACACCGCCTACCAGAGCGCCGAGATCGAATACTTCATCGGCAACGCCGAACCGGCGGTGGTGGTGTGCAGCGGGGCGCACTTTCCGTGGGTCAGCCAGATTGCTTTCAAGGCGGGCACGCGTCACGTCTTCACGCTGAACGACGACCGCACCGGCAGCCTGCTGGAGCGCGCCGCCCATTGCAGCGACCAGCAGGCGCCGGTGGCGCGGCAGGCGGACGACCTGGCCGCCATCCTGTACACCAGCGGCACCACCGGGCGCAGCAAGGGCGCCATGCTGTCGCACGGCAACCTGCTGTCGAACGCGGCGATGCTGAAAGACTACTGGGGCTGGACGCAGACCGGCGGCCCGCAGGGGCGCGGCGACGTGCTGATCCACGCGCTGCCCATCTTCCACGTGCATGGCCTGTTCGTGGCCATCCACGGCGCGCTGCTGAACGGCAGCACCATGCTGTGGCACGGCAAGTTCGACCCGAAAAAGGTGATTGCCGACCTGCCGCGCGCCACCGTCTTCATGGGCGTGCCCACGCTGTACGTGCGCATGCTGGCCGATGCTGCGCTGACGCGCGAACCGCCGGCAAAGATGCGCCTGTTCATCAGCGGATCGGCGCCGCTGCTGATCGAGACCTTCAACACCTGGCGCGAGCGCACCGGCCACACCATTCTGGAGCGCTATGGCATGAGCGAGACGATCATGCTGACCTCTAACCCCTACCAGGCCGACGCGCGCTACGGCGGCCAGTCCGAGCGGCGGGGCGGCACGGTGGGCTTTCCGCTGCCGGGCGTGCAGGTGCGCATCCAGGGTGACGACGGGCAGGCGCTGCCGCCGGGCGACATCGGCGGCGTGCAGGTGGCCGGGCCCAACGTGTTTGCGGGCTACTGGCGCATGCCGGAGAAGACCCAGGAAGAATTCACCGCCGACGGTTTCTTCAAGACCGGCGACGTGGGCCTGCAGGACGAGCGCGGCTACGTCACCATCGTCGGGCGCAGCAAGGACTTGATCATCAGCGGCGGCTACAACGTGTACCCGGCCGAGATCGAGGGCTACCTGAACGACATGCCCGGCGTGGCCGAAAGTGCCGTCGTCGGCGTGCCGCACCCGGATTTCGGCGAAGTGGGCGTGGCGGTGGTCATCGCCAAACCCGGCGCCCAGCTGGATGGCGAGGCGCTGATGGCCGCGCTGAAGGCCAAGCTGGCCAACTTCAAGGTTCCCAAGCGCTGCTTCATCGCGCCCGAACTGCCGCGCAACACCATGGGCAAGGTGCAGAAGAACCTGCTGCGCGACCAGCACAAGGGCTTGTTCACCACCGGCACGCCATGACGATTGGGGGCCTTCGCTGACAAAGCGGGGCCGGGCAGGGGGCTAAACTCGGCAGCTAAGCAGGTTCGCAGCGACAGCGCGCGCCCCCACGACCAGACACGTCCAGCGAGAAGGGAAGACGGATGTCCTTGAAATCCTTGTTACTGCTCATTATTGGCATTGCCGTCTTGGCCTTCGTCGGCCTGAACTGGGCGGCCATGAACACGCCCACCGACCTGAACCTGGGCTTCACCGAAATTCGCGCGCCGCTCGGCCTGGTGCTGCTGGGCCTGATGGCCGCGCTGTCGGTGGTGTTTGTCGCCATGGTTGCCTACACCCAGGGTACGGTGCTGGTGGAAACGCGCCGCCACGCCAAGGAACTGGCCGCCCAGCGCGAGCTGGCCGACAAGGCCGAGGCATCGCGCTTTACCGATCTGCGCGCGCATCTGGACAAGGAAATGACGCGCCTGACCGACTCGGTGGCAATGCAGACGCGCGAAATGCTGTCGCGTGTGGACCGCGCTGAAATGGGCCTGCGCGACCGCCCGGTGGACGCCGAAGTGTCCCGCCTGGTGCAAGCCGTGGAGAACCACAACCGCGACCTGCACGCGCGGGTGGACCGCCTGGAGATGGGCCTGCGCGACGGGCTGGCTGGCTACGTGCCCGCACCGGCTTCGGTGCGGCCCGCGGCATTGACGGGCCAGTCGTACCAGCCGGCACCGGCTGAGCGCAACCCAGACCCCACGCAAGACCCTATCGGCAGCGCGGTTCCGCGCTGAGCGATACCG
This genomic interval from Ottowia oryzae contains the following:
- a CDS encoding LapA family protein gives rise to the protein MSLKSLLLLIIGIAVLAFVGLNWAAMNTPTDLNLGFTEIRAPLGLVLLGLMAALSVVFVAMVAYTQGTVLVETRRHAKELAAQRELADKAEASRFTDLRAHLDKEMTRLTDSVAMQTREMLSRVDRAEMGLRDRPVDAEVSRLVQAVENHNRDLHARVDRLEMGLRDGLAGYVPAPASVRPAALTGQSYQPAPAERNPDPTQDPIGSAVPR
- a CDS encoding enoyl-CoA hydratase/isomerase family protein: MAGEVRLMEDGAIAVVELNHPGKYNAMSRAMWRELAEVFRAIQADALNSGRWRCVLLRGADGHFCAGGDIAEYPAFRFDRERLRAFHEDEVWGGLQAVIDCDVPIVAAIEGNCMGAGVEIASACDIRVAAESARFGAPIAKLGFPMAPREAALVAGALGEATAREMLLEAAVLDAAELRQRGFLQAVLPAPELAAHARARAERIAMLSPQAARLNKQTLRALKWPPAQAATAPAAMQLIVEGAYDYADSPEHREGIDAFLTKRRARF
- a CDS encoding Bug family tripartite tricarboxylate transporter substrate binding protein; this encodes MNPRIRRRHVLLAGASAAVAAPWAARAQSSWPAKPVNLVVPFPAGGGTDAFARPLATQFSKLTGKTLVIDNRGGAGGTLGASVAARLPADGHNLFMGGAHHVVAPSMYPRLDYDIEKDFVPLIQVASVPQVLVVNAKRANTGSYQEFIELIRKNPGKLNYASAGAGSVHHLAGELFKQQTKTFITHIPYRGAGPALQDLIAGNVDMNFDGLGSSAGHIKGGRIKALMVAGSQRNPAIPDVPCAAEVGLPAYDVHTWYGIWAPKGTPADAQAGAIEAIRKACQESESKTVWAGQGADFPNVSGERFAKLIHTEIGKWAQVVKLSGAKLE
- a CDS encoding malonate--CoA ligase — protein: MSNQNLFVALRNAFPADLDALAVETDEGLRYSWRDLDRATAMMANLLQSLDIPKSSDGVPPRVAVQVEKSVEAMVLYLATLRAGFAFLPLNTAYQSAEIEYFIGNAEPAVVVCSGAHFPWVSQIAFKAGTRHVFTLNDDRTGSLLERAAHCSDQQAPVARQADDLAAILYTSGTTGRSKGAMLSHGNLLSNAAMLKDYWGWTQTGGPQGRGDVLIHALPIFHVHGLFVAIHGALLNGSTMLWHGKFDPKKVIADLPRATVFMGVPTLYVRMLADAALTREPPAKMRLFISGSAPLLIETFNTWRERTGHTILERYGMSETIMLTSNPYQADARYGGQSERRGGTVGFPLPGVQVRIQGDDGQALPPGDIGGVQVAGPNVFAGYWRMPEKTQEEFTADGFFKTGDVGLQDERGYVTIVGRSKDLIISGGYNVYPAEIEGYLNDMPGVAESAVVGVPHPDFGEVGVAVVIAKPGAQLDGEALMAALKAKLANFKVPKRCFIAPELPRNTMGKVQKNLLRDQHKGLFTTGTP